Part of the Pseudomonas chlororaphis genome, GGTAATAAAAGGGATCGTCGAGGGAACTGGCTGTCACGGGAAGAAGCGCCACGGATGCTGGAATACTGGTTATGCATACAGATAGCAGCTACTAACACCCCAGGCAACTGCAAAAGATGAACGGTCCCCTATATTTAGAGATGAAATCCTTCGCTAAGTGATGAACTTTCCTACAGAGAGCAGGACCAATGGCGGTTAGCTACGTGATGGCGCAGTCGAATCAGCTGGGCCGTGGTTCTTTTGATCGAGAGGTTTGGATATGAGCATCAGGTTTCTGAGCCTGCCCCTGGCCGCCGTGGCCTTCCTGACATTGGCCGGTTGCGCGTCGCCCACCGTGGTGACCTTGCAGAACGGTACCCAGTACCTGACCAAGGACACCCCCAATACCCGTACCTCCGATGGGTTCTACGAGTTCGAAGACATCGCCGGCAAGAAAATCCGCGTGCGCGCCGACGACGTGGCAACGATCCGCAAGGAAGATTGACACCGTGGCGAAGGCGCTTGCTCGCGCTTGAGTGTGAGCAAGCGCCTCGTCGCAGGTTACTCAGTCACCGTCCATGCCTGGTCATCAGGCGAACACGATACCCTCACCGCCCACCTGCCCA contains:
- a CDS encoding lipoprotein; its protein translation is MSIRFLSLPLAAVAFLTLAGCASPTVVTLQNGTQYLTKDTPNTRTSDGFYEFEDIAGKKIRVRADDVATIRKED